From Enterococcus mediterraneensis, the proteins below share one genomic window:
- a CDS encoding MBL fold metallo-hydrolase, with protein sequence MSENNAFKVSILASGSSGNSLYIESDRKKILVDAGLSGKKITSLLAEVGKKPEDLDALLVTHEHRDHIHGVGVMARKYKLDVYANKQTWQAMDGMLGNIATEQKHIFEMGKVLTFGDMDIESFGVSHDAAAPQFYRFYKDGKSFVMLTDTGYCSDHVRGIIRDADAYLVESNHDLEMLRMGPYPWSLKQRILGDRGHLSNDDGALVMTDIIGDRTKRIYLGHLSKENNIKELAHMTMENTLREKDLGVGETFEIYDTDPDKATDLFAI encoded by the coding sequence ATGTCGGAAAACAATGCTTTTAAAGTCAGTATTTTAGCTAGCGGCAGTTCAGGAAATTCTCTGTATATCGAAAGTGATCGAAAAAAGATCTTAGTAGACGCTGGTTTGAGCGGGAAAAAAATCACTTCTTTGTTAGCGGAAGTCGGTAAAAAACCCGAAGATCTTGACGCGCTTTTAGTTACTCACGAACATCGCGATCATATCCACGGTGTCGGTGTGATGGCGCGCAAATATAAATTAGATGTTTATGCCAATAAGCAGACCTGGCAAGCGATGGATGGGATGCTGGGCAATATCGCGACAGAACAGAAGCATATTTTCGAAATGGGTAAAGTCCTGACTTTTGGTGATATGGATATTGAAAGTTTTGGTGTTTCACATGATGCGGCGGCACCGCAGTTCTATCGTTTTTACAAAGACGGCAAATCATTCGTGATGCTGACAGACACTGGATATTGCAGTGATCATGTGCGCGGAATCATTCGTGATGCAGATGCTTATTTAGTAGAAAGCAATCATGATCTGGAAATGTTGCGGATGGGACCTTATCCGTGGAGCTTGAAGCAACGGATCTTAGGCGACCGAGGGCATTTATCCAATGACGATGGTGCATTGGTCATGACAGATATTATTGGTGACCGCACCAAACGGATCTATCTTGGACACTTGAGTAAAGAAAACAATATCAAAGAATTAGCTCATATGACGATGGAAAATACGCTGAGAGAAAAAGATCTCGGAGTAGGAGAAACCTTCGAAATATATGATACAGATCCAGACAAAGCGACTGATCTTTTCGCTATCTGA
- a CDS encoding two-component system regulatory protein YycI, which yields MDFKKIEWIFFLAFLGLNIFLFNIFHDAQTEENNVAMSNQKIAIEQRLETDKIKYTGALSEKKEEGYYLSGEQTNMDEALKQERETSGNPSFLSSGTTIVDNELTHMPSESYYISDDQKTEATLESFLNKNDQILFGKQYSYLPNYSLTDKEYPEVVAAQSFEGILFNDPTSRLTLSLEKVDDLLKISRYSQTHLSQIEKLREKTALYTERDAIETLYINNKIPSRSTILWRGLYYTRILKVREKNVYIPAWFVAIKTSDGMTQVEIVNAFSNRIITNNTLQKVENY from the coding sequence TTGGATTTTAAAAAAATCGAATGGATCTTCTTCTTAGCGTTTCTAGGATTGAATATTTTTTTATTCAATATTTTCCACGATGCTCAAACAGAGGAAAATAATGTGGCGATGTCTAACCAAAAAATCGCTATTGAACAGCGATTAGAAACAGATAAAATCAAATATACCGGTGCTTTGTCAGAAAAAAAAGAAGAAGGCTATTACTTGAGCGGCGAACAGACCAATATGGACGAAGCACTCAAACAAGAGCGGGAAACGTCCGGCAATCCTTCTTTCTTGAGCAGCGGAACCACCATTGTTGATAACGAATTGACCCATATGCCTAGCGAAAGCTACTATATTAGCGACGATCAAAAGACCGAAGCGACATTGGAATCGTTTCTGAATAAAAACGACCAGATTTTATTCGGCAAACAATACAGCTATCTTCCCAACTATTCGTTGACCGACAAAGAATATCCGGAAGTTGTTGCGGCACAGTCTTTCGAAGGGATCCTTTTCAATGATCCTACTAGTCGTCTTACGCTATCTTTGGAAAAGGTCGATGATTTGCTGAAGATTTCAAGGTACAGTCAGACCCATCTTTCACAAATCGAAAAATTGCGGGAAAAAACAGCGCTCTATACTGAACGAGACGCTATTGAAACTTTGTATATCAATAATAAGATCCCTAGCAGGTCAACGATTCTCTGGCGGGGATTGTATTATACGCGGATTTTAAAAGTACGGGAAAAAAATGTTTATATACCAGCATGGTTTGTTGCCATCAAAACCAGTGATGGCATGACACAAGTCGAGATAGTAAATGCTTTCAGTAATCGGATCATTACAAATAATACATTGCAGAAGGTAGAAAATTATTAG
- a CDS encoding YycH family regulatory protein: MKLSEKLIRFGLIILVGLSMYLSYVIWLSPSNRMVHGNQQENSQPVSNAQNYRKASEVFMPITLTWLNDSSIQQTTSETLISDIQPKITAASFETLKTETYNDFETFKQTAMITHGIEMNYVGPFSLQEFITMFDLDLHVKDAEEKYFTKIQLDFDQKKIRFINVKRYQISEAAMSIDQEAIDDLLSKTKTNWIQMSAENRLNNLQYNVEQPIKMKMYSYISSPQTYTVFRDAFFNDTSNIKINEDSKDMVLYDGSENMTIQESEQLVDFHGDFLLGEDSTDLYSRSFTFISRLGTNLGNIRFFDRSKNTANYRIFVEGYPVFSNDIRGQVDVTISDDSDNKGMPVHIQTSLTSIQVPIPSENEILLANNETVIEQLQMAGADRQLIRSMVIGYQWKDIENTNGVVDLIPTWYIRYDDTWYSHEQLLDKLSETGAE; encoded by the coding sequence ATGAAATTATCTGAAAAACTGATTCGCTTTGGATTGATCATTCTAGTGGGTCTCAGTATGTATCTTTCCTATGTGATCTGGCTGAGTCCTTCGAATCGAATGGTTCACGGAAATCAGCAGGAAAACAGTCAGCCTGTCTCAAATGCGCAAAATTATCGTAAAGCATCTGAAGTTTTTATGCCCATAACATTGACATGGCTCAATGACTCCAGTATCCAACAAACGACGTCGGAAACCCTAATTTCTGATATCCAACCGAAAATCACCGCTGCTTCTTTTGAAACATTGAAAACAGAAACCTATAATGATTTTGAAACTTTCAAACAAACGGCGATGATCACACATGGTATCGAAATGAATTATGTTGGTCCTTTTTCTTTACAGGAATTTATTACGATGTTCGATCTTGATCTTCATGTGAAAGACGCAGAAGAAAAATACTTCACTAAGATCCAATTAGATTTTGATCAAAAGAAGATCCGTTTTATCAACGTGAAACGTTATCAAATCAGTGAAGCTGCTATGTCGATCGATCAAGAAGCGATCGATGATCTTCTGTCTAAGACAAAAACGAATTGGATACAGATGAGTGCCGAAAATCGCTTGAATAACTTGCAATATAATGTGGAACAGCCGATAAAGATGAAAATGTACAGTTATATCTCATCGCCTCAGACGTATACCGTTTTTCGTGATGCGTTTTTCAATGATACCAGCAATATCAAAATCAATGAAGACAGCAAAGACATGGTGCTGTATGACGGATCTGAAAATATGACGATCCAAGAAAGCGAGCAATTAGTCGATTTTCATGGTGATTTTCTGTTAGGCGAAGACAGCACAGATCTGTATTCCAGAAGTTTTACGTTTATCAGTCGTCTAGGAACGAATCTAGGCAATATCCGCTTTTTCGACCGTTCTAAAAATACTGCGAATTATCGCATTTTCGTAGAAGGATATCCAGTCTTTAGCAACGATATTCGCGGTCAAGTGGATGTTACTATCTCGGATGATTCTGACAATAAAGGGATGCCGGTCCATATCCAGACTAGTCTGACATCCATCCAAGTCCCGATCCCTTCTGAAAACGAGATCTTATTGGCGAATAATGAAACAGTGATTGAACAGCTGCAAATGGCGGGAGCGGATCGGCAACTGATTCGCTCCATGGTCATCGGTTATCAATGGAAAGATATCGAAAATACGAATGGTGTCGTGGATTTGATCCCAACATGGTATATCCGATATGACGACACGTGGTATTCTCATGAACAACTGTTGGATAAATTGAGCGAAACGGGGGCGGAGTAA
- the walK gene encoding cell wall metabolism sensor histidine kinase WalK — translation MKKKVRFFQSVNFKIALAFILILLISIEIIGAYFIRGLERSTIDNFMKTMNQQVSSLAGTVGSELSKKDNSDTNVENTTIQRILDNTMSSDMIEMRVVDEKGIVRATTNVADKNVIGKKNDYRDINDFTTKSSRAIDEDTGKRVYINVQPIQSPTGDTVIGALYVKSDIEKKYEEIYDTALIFVTASLIAAAISMIVAVLVSRSITQPIGEMQEQALRIARGDYSRKVAVHGKDELGQLAESFNLLAERIEETQDAMESERNRLDSVLSHMTDGVIAADRRGKIITINEMALMLLNVQSEDVIGQSMLELLDIEEEYTLRQILENPDEILIERETPDRGQIILRTDFSMIRRESGFISGLVAVMHDVTEQEKTEQERREFVSNVSHELRTPLTSMRSYIEALSEGAWKDEEIAPNFLKVTLDETDRMIRMINDLLSLSRMDSGNAQLQLEYVNFNELLSFVLDRFDMMVTNQEKKYMIQREFTQRELWVEVDPDKMIQVIDNIMNNAIKYSPDGGTIKVRLVETHNNVMLSISDQGLGIPKKDLQRVFDRFYRVDKARARRQGGTGLGLAISREVMKAHNGAIWAESKEGQGSTFFITLPYEPYEGDWWE, via the coding sequence ATGAAGAAAAAAGTTCGCTTTTTTCAATCAGTGAACTTTAAAATCGCCCTCGCTTTTATCTTGATTTTGTTGATTTCAATCGAGATTATCGGGGCGTATTTTATTCGCGGATTGGAACGCTCAACCATCGACAATTTCATGAAAACCATGAATCAGCAAGTATCCAGTCTTGCCGGGACAGTCGGTTCTGAATTGAGCAAAAAAGATAATTCCGATACGAATGTAGAAAACACGACGATCCAGCGTATCTTAGACAATACCATGTCTTCGGATATGATCGAGATGCGGGTAGTGGATGAAAAAGGGATCGTGCGGGCGACCACGAATGTCGCTGACAAAAATGTAATTGGTAAGAAAAATGATTATCGGGATATCAATGATTTCACCACGAAAAGCTCGCGAGCTATCGATGAAGATACCGGAAAACGAGTGTACATCAACGTTCAGCCGATCCAATCCCCGACAGGTGATACGGTGATCGGGGCACTATACGTTAAAAGTGATATCGAAAAAAAATATGAAGAAATCTATGATACGGCATTGATCTTCGTCACCGCCTCCTTGATTGCAGCAGCGATCTCCATGATCGTAGCTGTCTTGGTCTCCCGTTCCATCACACAGCCCATCGGCGAGATGCAGGAACAGGCATTGCGCATCGCACGCGGAGATTACAGCCGGAAAGTAGCGGTCCACGGAAAAGACGAGTTAGGTCAATTGGCGGAATCTTTTAACTTGTTGGCGGAGCGGATCGAGGAGACGCAAGACGCCATGGAATCAGAACGAAATCGATTAGACAGCGTTCTTTCTCACATGACTGACGGAGTTATCGCCGCTGATCGCCGCGGGAAGATCATCACCATCAATGAAATGGCTTTGATGCTGTTGAATGTCCAAAGTGAAGATGTGATCGGTCAATCAATGTTGGAATTATTGGACATCGAAGAAGAATATACTCTGCGGCAAATCCTGGAAAACCCTGACGAGATCCTGATCGAACGGGAAACACCGGATCGCGGACAAATCATTTTACGAACGGATTTTTCTATGATCCGACGAGAATCAGGCTTTATCAGTGGTCTGGTAGCCGTTATGCACGATGTTACTGAACAAGAAAAGACTGAGCAGGAACGACGGGAATTTGTTTCCAACGTCTCTCACGAATTGCGGACGCCGTTGACCAGTATGCGCAGCTATATTGAAGCATTAAGTGAAGGCGCATGGAAAGACGAAGAGATCGCGCCGAATTTCTTAAAAGTAACTTTAGATGAGACTGATCGAATGATCCGTATGATCAACGACTTATTGAGTCTTTCTCGGATGGATAGCGGAAATGCGCAACTGCAATTAGAATACGTGAATTTCAATGAATTATTGAGCTTTGTATTGGACCGTTTCGATATGATGGTGACCAACCAAGAAAAGAAATACATGATCCAACGGGAGTTTACGCAGCGTGAGCTGTGGGTGGAAGTCGATCCAGATAAGATGATCCAAGTGATCGACAACATCATGAACAATGCCATCAAATATTCGCCAGATGGCGGTACGATCAAAGTTCGTTTGGTGGAAACTCACAATAATGTCATGTTGAGCATTAGCGACCAAGGACTAGGGATTCCGAAAAAAGATCTTCAACGAGTCTTTGATCGATTCTACCGTGTCGATAAAGCAAGAGCACGACGACAAGGCGGAACAGGATTAGGTTTGGCGATCTCGCGGGAAGTAATGAAAGCACACAATGGTGCGATATGGGCGGAAAGTAAAGAAGGACAAGGATCGACATTTTTTATCACACTGCCTTACGAGCCGTATGAGGGGGATTGGTGGGAATGA
- the yycF gene encoding response regulator YycF gives MKKILVVDDEKPISDIVKFNLTKEGYEVYTAYDGEEALEKVKEVEPDLILLDLMLPKIDGLEVAREVRKTFDMPIIMVTAKDSEIDKVLGLELGADDYVTKPFSNRELVARVKANLRRGTSAAKEAAEPANTDLTIGDLTIHPDAYMVTKNGEAIELTHREFELLHYLAKHIGQVMTREHLLQTVWGYDYFGDVRTVDVTVRRLREKIEDNPSHPNYLVTRRGVGYYLRNPEQE, from the coding sequence GTGAAAAAAATATTAGTCGTTGACGATGAAAAGCCGATTTCGGATATCGTCAAATTCAATCTCACAAAAGAAGGATATGAAGTTTACACCGCGTATGATGGTGAAGAAGCTTTAGAGAAAGTAAAAGAAGTAGAACCAGATTTGATACTGTTGGATCTCATGTTGCCTAAAATCGATGGGTTGGAAGTAGCCCGTGAAGTACGAAAAACCTTTGATATGCCGATCATCATGGTGACGGCCAAAGATTCAGAAATCGATAAAGTATTGGGCTTAGAACTAGGGGCGGATGATTATGTAACAAAACCGTTCTCTAATCGTGAATTAGTAGCCCGCGTAAAAGCGAATCTGCGCCGCGGAACATCTGCTGCAAAGGAAGCGGCTGAACCAGCCAATACCGATTTGACGATTGGTGATCTAACGATCCATCCAGATGCCTATATGGTGACGAAAAATGGTGAAGCCATTGAATTGACACACCGTGAATTTGAATTGCTCCACTATCTTGCAAAACATATCGGTCAAGTGATGACCCGTGAACATTTGCTGCAAACTGTTTGGGGCTATGATTATTTTGGCGATGTGCGTACAGTCGATGTAACAGTACGCCGTCTGAGAGAAAAAATCGAAGACAATCCAAGCCACCCGAATTACCTAGTGACTCGTCGGGGTGTGGGCTATTATTTAAGAAACCCGGAACAGGAGTAA
- a CDS encoding cation:proton antiporter produces the protein MEFIGILCVILVTTTLSSHFSRRFGIPAVIGQLVVGVLLGKGVLDLIHPDLIIHDFSEIGVILLMFIAGIESDLSLLKKYLKPAILVAVFGVIFPVLLGWGTGELFQIDSIESLFFGIILAATSVSISVEVLKELRALDTKEGSTILGASVIDDILIVLVFSLSLSFLTKDTTSSSNLPLMLIEQVLYFVGIYLLVKWIAPYLMKLSQRLFANSAIIIVSLVICLGMSYIADFVGLSSVIGAFFAGIAVGQTKVKDTVQTNVEALGYAVFIPVFFVSIGLEVTFDQFFDQLSFVLLFTFIAVFSKLAGGFLGAKISRFSNNSALMVGAGMISRGEMALIILQIGNEAGLVEKRFYSPLVLIILLSTLISPLVLKAFTKRIYN, from the coding sequence ATGGAATTTATTGGTATTTTATGCGTGATTTTGGTCACAACGACGCTTTCTTCTCATTTTTCAAGGAGATTTGGGATTCCTGCAGTCATCGGACAGTTGGTTGTGGGGGTCTTGCTAGGTAAGGGAGTTTTAGACCTGATCCATCCTGATTTGATCATTCATGATTTTTCAGAGATCGGTGTGATCTTGTTGATGTTTATTGCTGGGATCGAGAGTGATCTTTCGCTACTTAAAAAATATTTAAAACCAGCAATTCTCGTCGCAGTTTTTGGTGTCATTTTCCCTGTTCTGCTCGGGTGGGGAACGGGTGAACTCTTTCAAATAGACAGTATTGAGTCACTGTTTTTTGGCATTATACTGGCCGCAACATCGGTTAGTATTTCCGTAGAGGTATTGAAAGAATTGCGAGCCCTTGATACAAAAGAGGGATCCACAATTTTAGGCGCCTCAGTGATCGATGATATTTTGATCGTTCTGGTATTCAGCTTGAGCTTATCTTTTTTGACGAAGGATACGACGAGCTCTTCTAATCTTCCATTAATGCTGATTGAACAGGTACTTTACTTTGTAGGGATCTATCTTCTAGTCAAATGGATTGCACCATATCTGATGAAATTGTCTCAACGATTATTTGCAAACTCAGCGATTATTATTGTCTCGTTGGTCATCTGTTTAGGGATGTCTTATATCGCAGATTTTGTTGGACTAAGCTCTGTCATTGGCGCATTTTTTGCTGGTATAGCTGTTGGACAAACAAAAGTGAAAGATACGGTTCAAACAAATGTGGAAGCTTTGGGTTACGCGGTTTTTATTCCGGTCTTTTTTGTAAGTATCGGTTTAGAAGTTACGTTTGATCAATTTTTTGATCAACTATCCTTTGTGCTGCTCTTTACTTTCATCGCAGTGTTTTCAAAACTGGCAGGTGGTTTTCTTGGTGCGAAGATTTCTCGTTTTTCCAACAACAGTGCCTTGATGGTGGGTGCCGGGATGATCTCACGAGGAGAAATGGCGCTGATCATTTTGCAAATAGGCAATGAAGCAGGTTTAGTGGAAAAAAGATTTTATTCTCCGCTTGTTTTGATTATTTTGTTGAGTACGTTGATTTCTCCGCTGGTGTTAAAAGCATTCACCAAGCGGATCTATAACTGA
- a CDS encoding BCCT family transporter, whose protein sequence is MRKKNNYQVYFISVGICCLFTLWGIFPESMIGNLSLGVVTKNIQDFISTKFGWLYVLLMVFFVILCIWLLFSKYGDIKLGKKEDVPQFSYISWLAMLFSAGMGIGLIFWGVAEPLQHLYDPAVPSQDLAKNARESMTYTFFHWGLQPWSLYAILGLIIAYTTFRKDRPAMISESVIYIFKEKYRSKIALFTNVIAITATVFGVATSLGLGAKQIAGGLNFLNSSIPNEFLIQLLIIVFVTILYLISATTGLDKGVKLLSNANIILAVALMFGVLFIGPTSYILDLFVQSIGNYIQDLSKISFRMSPFDDSGRQWINQWTLFYWAWWISWSPYVSSFIARISKGRTIKEFISGVLIVPTVFTFLWFSVFGGSAIWQELFKNKHLIAVIQEKGTETGLFAMLADYGNLGKIITGIAILLISTFFITSADSATFVLGMFSSNGSLTPSRQIKIIWGIIQSSIAGILLYAGGLDALQAVAVLASFPFIFVIVMMLIQFLTNLKKEKIEL, encoded by the coding sequence GTGAGGAAAAAAAATAATTATCAGGTATACTTTATATCAGTGGGGATCTGCTGTTTATTCACTTTGTGGGGGATTTTTCCTGAGTCAATGATCGGAAATCTTTCTCTTGGTGTTGTAACAAAAAATATTCAGGATTTTATCTCAACAAAGTTTGGTTGGCTTTACGTTCTTTTGATGGTATTTTTTGTCATCCTATGTATCTGGCTACTGTTTTCTAAGTATGGCGATATAAAATTAGGAAAGAAAGAAGATGTTCCGCAATTCAGCTATATTTCATGGCTTGCGATGCTCTTTAGCGCAGGAATGGGAATCGGATTGATCTTTTGGGGTGTCGCTGAACCGTTGCAGCATTTATATGATCCTGCTGTTCCTTCGCAAGATTTAGCGAAAAATGCGCGCGAATCCATGACATATACGTTTTTCCACTGGGGATTACAACCATGGTCTCTTTACGCGATATTGGGATTGATCATTGCCTATACGACATTTCGAAAAGATCGACCTGCAATGATCAGTGAGAGCGTGATCTACATATTTAAAGAGAAATATCGCTCCAAAATCGCTCTTTTTACAAATGTCATAGCGATCACTGCAACTGTCTTTGGTGTCGCTACTTCATTGGGACTTGGCGCAAAACAAATCGCCGGTGGGTTGAATTTTTTGAACAGCTCGATTCCTAATGAGTTTTTGATTCAATTATTGATTATTGTTTTTGTCACTATTCTGTATTTGATCAGTGCGACGACTGGTTTGGATAAGGGTGTCAAACTGTTAAGCAATGCAAATATTATTTTAGCCGTTGCGTTAATGTTTGGTGTGCTTTTTATCGGTCCTACTTCTTATATTTTGGATCTGTTCGTCCAAAGTATCGGCAACTACATTCAGGATTTATCAAAAATCAGTTTCCGAATGTCACCCTTTGATGATTCTGGCAGACAGTGGATCAATCAATGGACACTATTTTATTGGGCATGGTGGATCTCATGGTCTCCTTATGTTTCGTCTTTTATTGCTAGAATTTCTAAAGGTAGAACAATCAAAGAATTTATTAGTGGTGTTTTGATCGTGCCAACGGTTTTCACTTTTTTATGGTTTTCTGTTTTTGGTGGTTCAGCAATTTGGCAAGAGCTTTTCAAAAATAAACATTTAATTGCGGTGATTCAGGAAAAAGGAACTGAAACAGGTTTGTTTGCGATGCTGGCAGATTACGGAAACCTAGGGAAAATCATCACAGGGATCGCTATCTTGTTGATTTCTACTTTCTTTATTACCTCGGCTGATTCAGCGACGTTTGTTCTTGGGATGTTCAGTTCAAATGGAAGTTTAACGCCTTCAAGACAAATCAAAATCATCTGGGGGATCATTCAATCTTCTATTGCAGGAATTTTATTGTATGCAGGCGGGTTGGACGCACTTCAAGCAGTAGCAGTGCTTGCTTCATTTCCATTTATTTTTGTGATCGTCATGATGCTTATACAATTTTTGACAAATCTAAAGAAGGAAAAAATAGAATTATAG